One part of the Mycobacterium marinum genome encodes these proteins:
- the glgC gene encoding glucose-1-phosphate adenylyltransferase translates to MREAPHVLGIVLAGGEGKRLYPLTADRAKPAVPFGGAYRLIDFVLSNLVNARYLRICVLTQYKSHSLDRHISQNWRLSGLAGEYITPVPAQQRLGPRWYTGSADAIYQSLNLIYDEDPDYIVVFGADHVYRMDPEQMVRFHIDSGAGVTVAGIRVPRADASAFGCIDADDAGTIRDFVEKPLEPPGTPDDPTSTFVSMGNYVFTTKVLIDAIRADADDDHSDHDMGGDIIPRLVADGMAAVYDFSNNEVPGATDRDRAYWRDVGTLDAFYDAHMDLVSVHPVFNLYNKRWPIRGESENLAPAKFVNGGSAQESVVGAGSIISAASVRNSVLSSNVVVEDGAIVEGSVIMPGARVGRGAVVRHAILDKNVVVGPGEMVGVDLDKDRERFAISAGGVVAVGKGVWI, encoded by the coding sequence ATGAGGGAAGCACCACACGTGCTTGGCATCGTCTTGGCCGGCGGTGAGGGCAAGCGGCTTTATCCGCTGACTGCCGACCGCGCCAAGCCCGCGGTTCCCTTCGGCGGCGCCTACCGACTGATCGATTTCGTGCTCTCCAACCTGGTCAATGCTCGGTATTTGCGGATCTGTGTTCTCACCCAATACAAGTCGCACTCGCTGGACCGGCACATATCGCAGAACTGGCGGTTGTCGGGTTTGGCCGGTGAATACATCACCCCGGTTCCGGCCCAGCAGCGACTCGGTCCGCGCTGGTACACCGGCTCCGCCGACGCGATCTACCAGTCACTCAATCTCATCTACGACGAAGATCCGGACTACATAGTGGTTTTCGGGGCCGATCACGTTTACCGGATGGATCCCGAACAGATGGTTCGGTTTCACATCGACAGCGGGGCCGGGGTCACGGTGGCCGGTATCCGGGTGCCGCGTGCTGATGCGAGCGCGTTCGGCTGTATCGACGCTGACGATGCGGGGACCATCCGCGATTTCGTGGAGAAGCCGCTGGAGCCGCCCGGCACACCCGACGACCCCACCAGCACGTTCGTCTCGATGGGCAATTATGTCTTCACTACCAAGGTGCTGATCGATGCGATTCGGGCCGACGCCGACGACGACCATTCCGACCACGACATGGGTGGGGACATCATCCCGAGACTGGTCGCCGACGGGATGGCGGCGGTCTACGACTTTTCCAACAACGAAGTACCGGGCGCTACCGACCGCGACCGGGCATATTGGCGTGACGTCGGGACCCTGGACGCTTTCTACGACGCGCATATGGACCTGGTGTCGGTGCATCCGGTGTTCAACCTGTACAACAAGCGCTGGCCGATCCGCGGTGAGTCGGAGAACCTGGCGCCCGCGAAGTTCGTCAACGGCGGCTCTGCGCAGGAGTCGGTGGTGGGTGCGGGCAGCATCATTTCGGCCGCCTCGGTACGCAATTCGGTGTTGTCGTCCAACGTCGTGGTCGAGGACGGCGCGATCGTGGAGGGCAGTGTGATCATGCCGGGCGCGCGGGTTGGCCGCGGCGCGGTGGTGCGGCACGCAATCCTGGACAAGAACGTCGTCGTCGGGCCCGGCGAGATGGTCGGCGTGGACTTGGACAAGGACCGGGAAAGGTTCGCGATCAGCGCCGGCGGCGTGGTGGCCGTGGGCAAGGGCGTCTGGATCTAG
- a CDS encoding PE family protein yields MSFLVTAPEILAAAATDLDGIGAAIGAANAAAAAPTTAVLAAGADEISAAMASLFTAHAQAYQGLSVQVGAFHTQFVQALTGAGGAYAAAEAANVSPLQAAAQDMLTAIRAPAQALLGRPLIGNGADGAPGQAGGDGGLLYGNGGNGGTSTTAGVAGGAGGSAGLIGNGGAGGGGGAGAVGGNGGAGGWLFGNGGAGGAGGATPGIGGGGGAGGAGGIGGAAGLFGNGGAGGVGGDGGLNYYGDGGVAGAGGNGGRGGWLHGDGGDGGAGGDGGRGLPGGDGGSGGAGGGTGLWGSGGAGGQGGTGGTGLNGNAPFADGQHPVILDGGHGGTGGNGGAAGNGGLLFGNGGNGGLGGMGGGGGNGLPSTGVGGDGGDGGNGGTAGNGGWLIGNGGTGGQGGAGFAGGTGADNVSAGRPGGAGGAGGIGAGGGNAGLIGTGGSGGNGGMGGHGGDSGYGDQTGGQGGNGGMGGAGGAAGNSGLLLGSGSRGGDGGTGGNGGEGRGGFSVPQHGVGGQGGTGGNGSDGGWLYGDGGAGGAGGNGGFGGSGVQNGAGGDAGSGGDSRLIGDGGAAGAGGTGAPPGADGHSGADGLLSAALGA; encoded by the coding sequence ATGTCGTTTTTGGTAACCGCGCCAGAGATTTTGGCGGCGGCAGCAACAGACTTGGACGGTATCGGCGCAGCGATCGGCGCGGCCAACGCCGCGGCTGCGGCTCCCACTACCGCGGTACTGGCCGCCGGCGCCGACGAGATATCCGCCGCGATGGCGTCGCTGTTCACCGCTCATGCGCAGGCCTATCAGGGTCTCAGCGTTCAGGTGGGGGCGTTTCATACCCAGTTCGTACAAGCGTTGACCGGCGCGGGGGGCGCCTACGCGGCCGCCGAGGCGGCGAACGTCTCGCCGTTGCAGGCGGCGGCGCAAGACATGCTGACGGCGATCCGTGCCCCCGCCCAGGCGTTGCTGGGGCGCCCGCTGATCGGCAACGGTGCCGACGGGGCCCCCGGACAAGCCGGCGGGGATGGCGGATTGCTCTACGGCAACGGCGGTAACGGCGGCACCAGCACCACCGCGGGCGTGGCCGGCGGCGCCGGCGGGTCCGCGGGACTGATCGGCAACGGCGGAGCCGGTGGCGGCGGCGGGGCCGGTGCCGTCGGCGGCAACGGCGGGGCCGGCGGGTGGCTCTTCGGCAATGGCGGGGCCGGTGGAGCCGGCGGCGCGACACCGGGCATCGGTGGGGGCGGTGGGGCAGGCGGGGCCGGTGGGATCGGCGGGGCCGCCGGATTGTTCGGCAACGGCGGGGCAGGCGGTGTCGGCGGCGACGGAGGACTCAACTACTACGGCGACGGAGGTGTGGCCGGGGCCGGCGGCAACGGAGGCCGCGGCGGGTGGCTGCACGGCGACGGCGGTGACGGTGGCGCCGGGGGTGACGGCGGACGGGGCCTGCCCGGCGGTGACGGAGGAAGCGGTGGCGCCGGGGGCGGCACCGGGCTATGGGGCTCCGGAGGCGCCGGCGGACAGGGCGGTACGGGCGGCACCGGCCTCAACGGCAACGCCCCCTTCGCCGACGGCCAGCATCCGGTGATTCTTGACGGCGGCCACGGCGGCACCGGTGGCAACGGCGGCGCCGCCGGCAACGGCGGGTTGCTGTTCGGCAACGGCGGCAACGGCGGGCTGGGCGGCATGGGCGGCGGCGGCGGCAACGGCCTCCCCTCGACAGGAGTCGGCGGAGATGGCGGCGACGGCGGCAACGGCGGCACCGCCGGCAATGGGGGCTGGCTGATTGGCAACGGCGGGACCGGAGGCCAGGGCGGAGCCGGTTTCGCCGGCGGGACGGGAGCCGACAATGTCTCGGCCGGAAGACCCGGCGGGGCCGGCGGCGCCGGCGGCATCGGTGCCGGTGGCGGCAACGCCGGGCTCATCGGCACTGGCGGCAGCGGCGGCAATGGCGGCATGGGCGGCCACGGTGGCGACAGCGGCTACGGCGACCAAACGGGCGGCCAAGGCGGAAATGGCGGCATGGGCGGAGCTGGCGGCGCCGCCGGCAACAGCGGTCTACTGCTTGGCAGCGGCAGCCGCGGCGGCGACGGCGGCACCGGCGGCAACGGCGGCGAAGGCCGCGGCGGATTCTCGGTGCCCCAGCACGGTGTCGGCGGGCAGGGCGGCACCGGCGGCAACGGCAGCGACGGCGGCTGGCTTTACGGAGACGGCGGGGCCGGCGGTGCTGGCGGCAACGGCGGTTTCGGTGGATCAGGCGTTCAGAACGGCGCCGGCGGCGACGCCGGCAGCGGTGGCGACTCCCGGTTGATCGGCGATGGCGGCGCCGCCGGCGCCGGCGGAACCGGCGCACCCCCCGGTGCCGACGGACACAGCGGCGCCGATGGGTTGTTGTCCGCGGCGCTGGGGGCCTGA
- the glgA gene encoding glycogen synthase translates to MRVAMLTREYPPEVYGGAGVHVTELVARLQRLCTVDVHCMGAPRPDASAHQPDPRLANANPALATLSADLVMANAADAASVVHSHTWYTGLAGHLAALLYGIPHVLTAHSLEPMRPWKTEQLGGGYQISSWVEKTAVLAADAVIAVSSGMRDDVLRLYPGLDPGMVHVVRNGIDTEVWFPAGPVGTASVLAELGVDPNRPIVAFVGRITRQKGVPHLLAAAHQFSPDVQLVLCAGAPDTPEIANEVQSAVAQLASTRSGVFWIRDILPVQKLREILSAATVFVCASIYEPLGIVNLEAMACATAVVASDVGGIPEVVADGITGSLVHYAADDPAGYQSRLAQAVNALVADPAKAERYGQAGRQRCIEEFSWTQIAEQTLDIYRKVCR, encoded by the coding sequence ATGCGGGTGGCGATGTTGACTCGGGAGTACCCACCGGAGGTCTATGGCGGAGCTGGGGTACATGTCACCGAGCTGGTGGCTCGATTACAGCGCCTGTGCACCGTCGACGTGCATTGCATGGGCGCACCCCGCCCCGACGCATCGGCCCATCAGCCCGATCCGCGGCTGGCGAACGCCAACCCGGCACTGGCCACATTGTCCGCGGATCTGGTGATGGCCAATGCCGCCGACGCAGCCAGCGTGGTGCACTCACATACCTGGTACACCGGTCTGGCAGGGCATCTGGCCGCCCTGCTCTACGGCATTCCGCACGTCTTGACCGCCCACTCGCTCGAACCGATGCGGCCCTGGAAAACCGAGCAGCTCGGCGGTGGCTATCAGATCTCGTCCTGGGTGGAAAAGACCGCCGTCCTGGCCGCCGACGCGGTAATCGCGGTCAGCTCCGGAATGCGTGATGACGTCCTGCGCCTGTACCCCGGGCTGGATCCAGGGATGGTGCATGTCGTCCGCAACGGCATCGACACCGAAGTGTGGTTTCCGGCCGGACCGGTTGGTACCGCTTCGGTGCTCGCCGAACTCGGGGTCGACCCGAACCGCCCCATTGTGGCGTTCGTCGGGCGGATCACCCGGCAAAAGGGCGTACCGCACTTGCTGGCAGCGGCACACCAGTTCAGCCCGGACGTCCAGTTGGTGCTGTGCGCGGGTGCTCCCGACACCCCGGAAATCGCCAATGAAGTGCAGTCCGCGGTGGCTCAACTGGCCAGCACTCGTAGCGGGGTGTTCTGGATCCGCGACATCCTGCCCGTGCAGAAGCTTCGCGAAATACTTTCGGCAGCAACAGTTTTTGTTTGCGCATCGATATACGAGCCATTGGGCATCGTGAACCTCGAAGCAATGGCCTGCGCGACCGCGGTGGTGGCCTCCGATGTCGGCGGCATCCCCGAGGTGGTCGCCGACGGAATCACCGGCTCGCTGGTGCATTACGCGGCCGACGACCCCGCCGGTTATCAATCCAGGCTGGCACAGGCGGTAAATGCACTGGTCGCGGACCCAGCCAAAGCCGAACGCTACGGCCAAGCCGGACGGCAGCGTTGTATCGAGGAATTCTCCTGGACACAGATTGCCGAGCAGACGCTGGATATCTATCGAAAAGTGTGCCGATAG
- a CDS encoding ABC transporter ATP-binding protein: MATDIGSTPIEIRGLTKNFGSVRALDELDLTVREGEVHGFLGPNGAGKSTTIRILLGLVKADSGSVRLLGGNPWTDAVELHRQIAYVPGDVTLWPSLTGGEIIDLLARMRGGIDQDRRAALIERFGLDPHKKSRTYSKGNRQKVSLISAFSSRARLLLLDEPSSGLDPLMENVFQQCVDEARGRGVTVLLSSHILAETEALCERITIIRAGRTVESGSLASMRHLSRTSIKAEMIGDPGDLTRIQGVEDVTVDGNTLHVQVDSESLGELVRVLGEAGVRSLVSQPPTLEELFLRHYSVGPDGEAQHRSGTGVAAR, translated from the coding sequence ATGGCCACTGACATCGGCTCGACACCCATCGAGATCCGGGGTCTAACCAAGAACTTCGGGTCGGTGCGCGCACTCGATGAACTGGACTTGACGGTGCGCGAGGGAGAGGTTCACGGCTTCTTGGGCCCGAACGGCGCCGGGAAGTCGACGACAATCCGCATCCTGCTGGGCCTGGTGAAGGCGGATAGCGGAAGTGTGCGCCTGTTGGGCGGCAATCCGTGGACCGACGCAGTCGAGCTGCATCGCCAGATCGCCTACGTGCCCGGTGATGTCACACTGTGGCCGTCGCTGACCGGCGGCGAGATCATTGATCTGCTCGCCCGGATGCGCGGAGGTATCGATCAAGATCGTCGTGCGGCGTTGATCGAGCGCTTCGGCCTGGACCCGCACAAGAAGTCCCGAACGTACTCGAAGGGCAACCGGCAGAAGGTTTCGCTGATCTCCGCCTTTTCCTCACGGGCCCGGCTGCTGCTGTTGGACGAACCCTCCAGCGGCTTGGACCCATTGATGGAAAACGTGTTTCAGCAGTGCGTCGACGAAGCGCGCGGCAGGGGGGTGACGGTGCTGCTGTCCAGCCACATCCTGGCCGAAACCGAGGCGCTGTGTGAGCGGATAACCATCATCCGGGCCGGAAGAACCGTGGAGAGCGGTTCGCTGGCCTCCATGCGCCACCTCAGCCGCACCTCGATCAAGGCTGAAATGATCGGCGATCCAGGAGATCTCACCAGGATCCAAGGAGTCGAAGACGTCACCGTCGACGGCAACACGCTGCATGTCCAGGTCGACAGCGAGAGCCTGGGCGAGCTGGTGCGGGTACTGGGCGAAGCCGGCGTACGCAGTCTCGTCAGCCAGCCACCGACTCTGGAAGAGCTGTTTCTGCGTCACTACAGCGTTGGCCCCGATGGCGAGGCCCAACACCGCAGCGGCACCGGAGTCGCAGCGCGATGA
- a CDS encoding methyltransferase family protein — translation MKTVVRVALSSIVGLVAFGLIVFIPAGTFDYWQAWVFMAVFAVATLVPSIYLGRTNPAALQRRMHAGPRAESRGIQKVIITAAFVALFAMVALSALDHRFGWSSVPTAVCLIGDLLIATGLGIAILVVIQNGYAAATITVESDQKVVSTGLYSLVRHPMYVGNVILMLGIPLALGSYWGLVIVPPSVLVLAFRILDEESALVDQLDGYRDYMQQVRYRLLPRVW, via the coding sequence ATGAAAACCGTTGTTCGAGTGGCGCTGTCATCAATCGTCGGCCTGGTCGCGTTCGGCCTCATCGTGTTCATCCCGGCCGGCACATTCGACTATTGGCAGGCCTGGGTCTTCATGGCAGTCTTCGCCGTCGCGACGTTGGTACCCAGCATCTACCTGGGACGAACGAATCCCGCTGCGCTGCAACGACGTATGCACGCCGGACCTCGAGCGGAAAGTCGAGGTATCCAAAAGGTCATCATCACGGCGGCATTTGTTGCGCTGTTCGCGATGGTGGCGCTCAGCGCGCTCGACCATCGATTCGGCTGGTCGTCGGTCCCGACGGCGGTGTGCCTGATCGGCGACCTGCTGATCGCGACCGGGCTAGGGATCGCGATTCTGGTGGTCATCCAGAACGGCTATGCGGCGGCGACCATCACCGTCGAATCCGATCAAAAGGTGGTATCCACCGGCCTCTACAGCCTGGTGCGACACCCAATGTATGTCGGGAATGTGATCCTGATGCTGGGCATACCCCTGGCACTGGGTTCCTACTGGGGTCTGGTGATTGTCCCGCCGAGCGTGCTGGTTCTGGCCTTTCGCATCCTCGACGAGGAGAGCGCACTGGTTGACCAACTGGACGGGTATCGCGACTACATGCAACAGGTGCGGTATCGATTACTGCCGCGGGTGTGGTAG
- a CDS encoding PE family protein, whose product MSYLVAVPEMLASAALDLDNIGSTITAANAAAAAPTTAVLAAGADEISAAVAALFTGHAQAYQWLGAQAGAFHSQFIQALTGSGSAYAGAEAANASPLQTAAQELLAVINTPTQTLLGRPLIGNGADGAPGQAGGDGGLLFGNGGNGGTSTTAGVAGGAGGAAGLIGNGGAGGGGGAGALGGNGGAGGWLFGQGGAGGNGGTATLAGGAGGAGGVGGSAGLWGTGGAGGNGGFGALNLAGDGGAGAGGGDGGRGGWLYGNGGAGGTGGTGGIGLQGASGGDGGAGGGTGLWGTGGAGGNGGTGGIGLDGVAGHIGGGNAGNAGNGGTGGSGGLLIGNGGDGGHGGTGGGGGRGINGGDGGHGGDGGTGGAAGSAGLLSGDGGTGGHGGAGFGGGNGSDSPQGGQGGNAGVAGNGGAGGSAAMLFGNGGAGGNGGSGGGGGHGGNSTASVPGGIGGDAGAGGTGGSAGKSGLLFGAGGAGGQGGSGGTGGDGGNNIIGANVGGDGGAGGAGGLGGNGTDGGWLSGNGGDGGAGGQGGEGGHGGSPGGFDGKSGVGGDGGDGGNAQIIGNGGNGGNGGNGGNGSTDGEGGQGGAAGLLFGQPGSMGT is encoded by the coding sequence ATGTCGTACCTGGTGGCGGTGCCCGAGATGTTGGCCTCGGCGGCGTTGGATCTAGACAACATCGGTTCGACGATCACCGCGGCCAATGCGGCGGCAGCGGCGCCGACCACTGCGGTGCTGGCGGCCGGGGCCGACGAGATATCCGCGGCGGTCGCGGCGCTATTCACCGGGCACGCACAGGCCTACCAATGGCTGGGTGCCCAGGCCGGGGCTTTTCATTCCCAGTTCATCCAGGCCTTGACCGGATCGGGAAGCGCGTACGCGGGCGCCGAAGCGGCCAACGCCTCGCCATTGCAGACCGCGGCACAGGAGCTGCTCGCGGTGATCAATACGCCCACCCAGACGTTGTTAGGGCGCCCGCTGATCGGCAACGGCGCTGACGGGGCCCCCGGACAAGCCGGCGGGGATGGCGGGCTGCTCTTCGGCAACGGCGGCAACGGCGGCACCAGCACCACCGCCGGCGTCGCCGGCGGCGCCGGCGGGGCGGCAGGGTTGATCGGCAACGGCGGTGCCGGCGGTGGCGGCGGGGCCGGCGCCCTCGGCGGCAATGGCGGGGCCGGCGGCTGGCTCTTCGGCCAAGGTGGCGCCGGTGGCAATGGCGGCACCGCGACTCTGGCCGGAGGAGCCGGCGGGGCCGGCGGCGTCGGTGGCAGTGCGGGCCTCTGGGGAACCGGCGGGGCTGGCGGCAACGGCGGCTTTGGTGCGCTCAACCTGGCCGGCGACGGCGGGGCCGGCGCGGGTGGCGGTGACGGCGGTCGCGGTGGATGGCTGTATGGCAACGGCGGGGCCGGCGGAACCGGCGGAACCGGCGGGATCGGATTACAAGGTGCCAGCGGCGGCGACGGAGGGGCCGGCGGCGGCACCGGGCTATGGGGTACCGGCGGCGCCGGCGGCAACGGCGGCACCGGCGGCATCGGTCTGGATGGCGTTGCCGGCCACATCGGCGGTGGCAACGCCGGCAACGCAGGCAATGGCGGCACCGGCGGCAGCGGCGGGCTGCTGATCGGCAACGGCGGCGATGGTGGCCACGGCGGCACCGGCGGCGGCGGCGGTCGCGGCATCAACGGCGGCGACGGCGGCCACGGAGGCGATGGCGGCACCGGCGGCGCCGCCGGTAGCGCAGGGCTGCTGTCCGGAGACGGCGGTACCGGAGGACACGGCGGCGCCGGCTTCGGCGGGGGCAATGGCAGCGACAGCCCCCAAGGCGGCCAGGGCGGCAATGCCGGTGTCGCAGGTAATGGCGGCGCCGGGGGCAGTGCGGCGATGCTCTTTGGCAACGGAGGGGCTGGTGGCAACGGTGGCTCCGGCGGCGGCGGCGGCCACGGCGGCAACTCCACCGCTTCTGTGCCCGGCGGCATTGGCGGCGATGCCGGTGCCGGCGGCACCGGAGGTTCCGCCGGGAAGTCCGGGCTGTTGTTCGGCGCCGGCGGGGCCGGCGGGCAGGGTGGCAGTGGCGGCACCGGCGGAGACGGCGGTAACAACATCATCGGCGCCAACGTCGGCGGAGACGGCGGTGCGGGGGGCGCCGGCGGCCTGGGCGGCAACGGCACCGACGGTGGCTGGCTGTCCGGCAACGGCGGCGACGGCGGCGCAGGCGGGCAAGGCGGCGAAGGAGGGCACGGTGGTAGCCCCGGCGGGTTCGACGGCAAGTCAGGAGTCGGCGGCGACGGGGGCGACGGCGGCAACGCCCAAATCATCGGCAACGGTGGCAACGGTGGCAACGGTGGCAACGGCGGCAACGGCAGTACCGACGGCGAAGGCGGGCAAGGCGGCGCAGCAGGGCTGTTGTTCGGCCAACCCGGTTCTATGGGGACCTAG
- a CDS encoding ABC transporter permease: protein MSTTVLDRPSRPAHRGPQRASGLAGTLRLLRLYLRRDRVGLPLWVMLLSVPLATVYVGSIQAVYPDQAARAVAAAAIMASPAQRALYGPVYNDSLGAVGVWKAGMFHTLIAVAVILTMIRHTRADEETGRAELVESTAVGRYANLTAALLLSFGASIATGAIGAAGLLTTDVPAAGSLAFGAALAASGLVFTSVAAVCAQLSPSARSCRSAAFAVLGTAFTLRAIGDAGSGALSWFSPLGWSLLVRPYAGERWWVLLLPLATTAALTVLAYRLRAGRDVGAGLIAERAGAGAAAPMLSNTFGLAWRLDRGALLLWTIGLCLYGLVMGSVVHGIGDQLGDNTAVREIVTRMGGTAALEEAFVTLAFTLVGMVAAAFAISLTLRLHQEETGQRAEPLLAGSVSRTRWLSSHLVMALAGSAVATVLSGLVAGIAYGIAAGDVGAKLATVVGAAAVQLPAVWLLAAVAVGLFGLAPRFTPVVWGVLIGFVALYLLGSLAGFPQWLLDLEPFAHVPRIGSDFTAVPLLWLLAIDITLILLGALALRRRDLRC, encoded by the coding sequence ATGAGCACCACGGTCCTGGATCGGCCAAGCCGGCCCGCACACCGCGGACCGCAACGCGCATCGGGGCTCGCCGGGACGCTCCGGCTATTGCGCCTGTACCTGCGCCGCGACCGAGTTGGGTTGCCGCTGTGGGTGATGCTGCTGTCGGTGCCGCTGGCCACGGTCTACGTCGGCAGTATTCAAGCGGTCTACCCCGACCAGGCGGCCCGCGCCGTCGCCGCGGCCGCCATCATGGCCAGCCCCGCCCAGCGCGCGCTCTACGGCCCCGTCTACAACGACAGCCTCGGTGCCGTCGGGGTCTGGAAAGCCGGGATGTTCCACACCCTCATCGCGGTGGCCGTCATCCTCACGATGATTCGTCACACCCGAGCCGACGAAGAAACCGGCCGTGCCGAACTGGTCGAGTCCACCGCGGTGGGCCGGTATGCGAATCTCACTGCCGCACTGCTGCTGTCGTTCGGCGCGTCGATCGCCACCGGTGCGATCGGCGCGGCGGGCCTACTCACCACCGACGTGCCCGCGGCCGGGTCACTGGCGTTCGGTGCCGCCCTGGCCGCCTCCGGGCTGGTCTTCACCTCCGTTGCCGCGGTTTGCGCACAGCTGTCGCCAAGTGCCCGGTCCTGCCGCAGTGCCGCGTTCGCCGTGCTGGGCACCGCATTCACCTTGCGGGCGATCGGTGATGCCGGTTCCGGCGCGCTGTCCTGGTTCTCCCCGCTGGGGTGGTCCCTGCTGGTCAGACCCTATGCAGGTGAGCGGTGGTGGGTGTTGCTGTTGCCCTTGGCGACAACGGCGGCGCTGACCGTGCTGGCCTATCGGCTGCGCGCCGGCCGCGACGTCGGCGCCGGGCTCATCGCCGAGCGCGCCGGCGCCGGAGCCGCCGCGCCCATGCTGAGCAACACGTTCGGGCTGGCCTGGCGGCTCGACCGCGGCGCACTGCTGCTGTGGACCATCGGGCTGTGCCTGTACGGCCTGGTGATGGGCAGCGTGGTGCACGGTATCGGCGATCAACTGGGCGACAACACCGCGGTGCGTGAGATCGTCACCCGGATGGGTGGCACCGCTGCGCTCGAGGAAGCCTTCGTCACGCTGGCCTTCACCCTCGTCGGCATGGTTGCCGCCGCATTTGCCATTTCGCTGACCCTGCGCTTGCATCAGGAAGAGACCGGCCAGCGCGCCGAGCCGCTGCTGGCCGGATCGGTTTCCCGGACTCGTTGGCTATCAAGCCATCTGGTGATGGCACTGGCCGGGTCGGCCGTGGCCACCGTGCTCTCCGGTTTGGTCGCCGGAATCGCCTATGGCATCGCGGCCGGGGATGTCGGAGCCAAACTAGCGACCGTTGTCGGCGCCGCTGCGGTACAGCTTCCCGCCGTGTGGCTGCTGGCGGCGGTAGCCGTTGGGCTATTCGGTCTGGCTCCACGATTCACGCCGGTCGTGTGGGGCGTGCTGATCGGATTCGTCGCACTGTACCTACTTGGTTCACTCGCGGGATTTCCACAGTGGCTGCTCGACCTGGAGCCGTTCGCCCACGTTCCACGAATCGGCAGTGATTTCACCGCCGTACCGCTGCTGTGGCTGCTGGCCATCGATATCACGCTGATCTTGCTGGGCGCCCTGGCTTTGCGGCGGCGCGATCTACGTTGCTGA
- a CDS encoding DUF3117 domain-containing protein has product MAAMKPRTGDGPLEATKEGRGIVMRVPLEGGGRLVVELTPDEAAALGDELKGVTS; this is encoded by the coding sequence ATGGCGGCGATGAAGCCCCGGACCGGCGACGGTCCTCTGGAGGCAACAAAAGAGGGGCGCGGCATCGTGATGCGGGTACCACTTGAGGGAGGTGGCCGGTTGGTCGTCGAGCTGACACCCGATGAAGCCGCGGCGCTGGGTGACGAGCTCAAGGGTGTGACGAGCTAG
- a CDS encoding DNA-3-methyladenine glycosylase I translates to MNDGLRRCDWAEIRPGPDAQTYRDYHDQEWGRPLYGQVALFERMSLEAFQSGLSWLIILRKRENFRRAFCGFDIEKVAGYTDADVQRLLADEGIVRNRAKIEATISNARAVIGLGSEQDLSELLWSFAPPARPRPATLAEIPSATAESKAMARELKRRGFRFVGPTTAYALMQATGMVDDHLRGCWVPPIVR, encoded by the coding sequence GTGAACGATGGCCTGCGGCGCTGTGACTGGGCCGAGATTCGTCCGGGACCCGACGCGCAGACCTATCGCGACTATCACGACCAGGAGTGGGGACGCCCGCTATATGGACAGGTCGCGCTGTTTGAACGGATGAGCCTGGAGGCCTTCCAGAGCGGCCTGTCGTGGTTGATCATCTTGCGCAAGCGGGAGAATTTCCGGCGGGCGTTCTGCGGATTCGACATTGAGAAGGTGGCCGGCTACACCGACGCCGACGTGCAGCGGCTGCTTGCTGACGAGGGGATTGTGCGCAACCGGGCAAAAATTGAGGCCACCATTTCCAACGCGCGCGCCGTGATCGGCCTCGGATCGGAGCAAGACCTGTCGGAGCTGTTGTGGTCGTTCGCGCCCCCGGCGCGGCCGCGGCCCGCGACACTGGCTGAAATACCCTCGGCCACTGCCGAATCGAAAGCGATGGCGCGCGAGTTGAAACGCCGCGGGTTCCGGTTTGTGGGCCCCACCACCGCATATGCACTGATGCAGGCGACCGGAATGGTCGACGATCACCTCCGTGGTTGCTGGGTCCCGCCGATAGTCCGGTGA
- a CDS encoding TetR/AcrR family transcriptional regulator, whose protein sequence is MRSVDLTAAARIRDAAIEQFGQHGFGVSLRAIAEGAGVSAALVIHHFGSKEGLRKACDNYVAEEIRSEKLTAMQSNDPATWLGQLAQVESYAPLMAYLVRSMQSGGELAMMLWQQMIDNAEEYLAEGVRAGTIKASRDPKARAKFLAITGAGGFLLYLQMHQTPTDLRAVLRDYARDMLLPSLEIYTEGLMADSTMYDAFLAQDNQGESHGH, encoded by the coding sequence ATGCGTTCAGTCGACTTGACTGCGGCGGCGCGCATCAGGGATGCGGCGATCGAGCAGTTCGGTCAGCACGGCTTCGGTGTCAGCCTTCGCGCCATCGCCGAAGGCGCGGGAGTGAGCGCGGCGCTGGTCATCCACCACTTCGGCTCCAAGGAGGGCCTGCGCAAGGCCTGTGACAACTACGTCGCCGAAGAGATCCGCAGCGAGAAGTTGACGGCGATGCAGTCCAACGACCCGGCCACCTGGCTCGGCCAACTTGCCCAAGTCGAGTCATACGCACCGCTGATGGCCTACCTGGTACGCAGCATGCAGTCCGGCGGCGAGCTGGCCATGATGCTGTGGCAGCAGATGATCGACAACGCCGAGGAATACCTTGCGGAGGGTGTTCGAGCCGGCACCATCAAAGCCAGCCGCGACCCGAAAGCCAGGGCGAAGTTTCTGGCCATCACCGGGGCTGGGGGGTTTCTGCTGTATCTGCAAATGCACCAGACGCCAACCGATTTGCGTGCGGTATTGCGTGACTACGCGCGGGACATGCTGCTGCCATCGCTCGAGATCTATACCGAAGGCCTGATGGCCGACAGCACCATGTACGACGCCTTCCTCGCGCAGGACAACCAAGGAGAGTCTCATGGCCACTGA